A region from the Aegilops tauschii subsp. strangulata cultivar AL8/78 chromosome 5, Aet v6.0, whole genome shotgun sequence genome encodes:
- the LOC141022925 gene encoding uncharacterized protein, with protein MGFWNTGRKGKHDREAGSSSGRHRRSVKEEPASPPPPRRAPTPAPFTVGPTAGSERDRQYINADVCRRYWETRTLLPWSDVHLANNWHLSADQVPIPPVSTTGRARREEIERRRRLLPDDLYYDNRHAPTPCSGTRG; from the coding sequence ATGGGGTTCTGGAACACCGGCCGCAAGGGGAAGCACGACCGCGAGGCTGGCTCGTCCTCGGGCCGTCACCGCCGCAGCGTGAAAGAGGAGCCCgcatcaccaccaccaccgcgTCGGGCCCCCACGCCTGCCCCATTCACTGTCGGCCCTACGGCCGGCAGCGAGCGCGACCGGCAGTACATCAACGCGGATGTATGCCGGCGTTATTGGGAGACGAGGACGCTGCTCCCGTGGAGCGACGTCCACCTCGCCAATAACTGGCATCTCTCCGCCGACCAGGTCCCGATCCCGCCAGTCTCGACGACCGGCCGTGCACGCCGCGAGGAGATcgagcgccgccgtcgcctcctgCCGGACGACCTGTACTACGACAACAGGCACGCCCCGACTCCGTGCTCTGGGACACGTGGCTAA
- the LOC109769128 gene encoding uncharacterized protein isoform X1, producing the protein MEKARRPQVPAFGEWNYYYHYDEPAAAAAWYAMPEPQACSDVWFKYSPPPHKPAPKKQQARRRRPADCDSVSRERQRARPSLDAAATAKGGTSRRVVRPVDADLYQVPPPEFTPNRRPSKQRRSLWMMGCLGCVA; encoded by the exons ATGGAG aaggcgAGGAGGCCTCAGGTGCCGGCGTTCGGGGAGTGGAACTACTACTACCACTACGacgagccggcggcggcggcggcgtggtaCGCCATGCCGGAGCCGCAGGCCTGCAGCGACGTGTGGTTCAAGTACTCGCCGCCCCCGCACAAGCCCGCGCCCAAGAAGCAGcaagcgaggcggcggcggccggcggactGCGACAGCGTGTCCCGGGAGCGTCAGCGCGCGAGGCCGTCCTTGGACGCCGCTGCAACGGCCAAGGGCGGCACCTCCAGGCGGGTGGTGCGGCCGGTCGACGCGGACCTGTACCAGGTGCCGCCGCCGGAGTTCACCCCCAACCGGCGGCCAAGCAAG cagaggaggagcctGTGGATGATGGGCTGCCTGGGCTGCGTCGCCTGA
- the LOC109769128 gene encoding uncharacterized protein isoform X2 has protein sequence MEKARRPQVPAFGEWNYYYHYDEPAAAAAWYAMPEPQACSDVWFKYSPPPHKPAPKKQQARRRRPADCDSVSRERQRARPSLDAAATAKGGTSRRVVRPVDADLYQVPPPEFTPNRRPSKRRSLWMMGCLGCVA, from the exons ATGGAG aaggcgAGGAGGCCTCAGGTGCCGGCGTTCGGGGAGTGGAACTACTACTACCACTACGacgagccggcggcggcggcggcgtggtaCGCCATGCCGGAGCCGCAGGCCTGCAGCGACGTGTGGTTCAAGTACTCGCCGCCCCCGCACAAGCCCGCGCCCAAGAAGCAGcaagcgaggcggcggcggccggcggactGCGACAGCGTGTCCCGGGAGCGTCAGCGCGCGAGGCCGTCCTTGGACGCCGCTGCAACGGCCAAGGGCGGCACCTCCAGGCGGGTGGTGCGGCCGGTCGACGCGGACCTGTACCAGGTGCCGCCGCCGGAGTTCACCCCCAACCGGCGGCCAAGCAAG aggaggagcctGTGGATGATGGGCTGCCTGGGCTGCGTCGCCTGA
- the LOC109769127 gene encoding uncharacterized protein, with protein MEKARRRRVPAFGEWNYNYDYAEPQAAAAAACYATPAPEACSDVWFRYSPPPRNPTPKKKQARRRRPEGDVSRERARASSDAATAKSGASRYQVRHVDEDLYKAPPPEPASHRRPRKKWSMWMGCLGLNSCVAS; from the exons ATGGAG AAGGCGAGGAGGCGTCGTGTGCCGGCGTTCGGGGAGTGGAACTACAACTACGACTACGCCGAGccgcaggcggcggcggccgccgcgTGCTAcgccacgccggcgccggaggccTGCAGCGACGTGTGGTTCAGGTACTCGCCTCCTCCACGCAATCCCACGCCCAAGAAGAAgcaggcgaggcggcggcggccggagggcgACGTGTCCCGGGAGCGCGCCAGGGCGTCCTCGGACGCTGCCACGGCCAAGAGCGGCGCCAGCAGGTACCAGGTGCGGCACGTCGACGAGGACCTCTACAAGGCGCCACCGCCGGAGCCCGCCTCCCACCGGCGGCCAAGGAAG AAGTGGAGCATGTGGATGGGATGCCTGGGCCTCAACTCATGCGTCGCCTCCTGA